In the genome of Pseudomonas lalucatii, the window CCCAGGCCGGTGTTGCCGGCGGTGGCCTCGATGATGGTGCCGCCGGGCCTGAGCTCGCCGCTGCGTTCGGCGGCCTCGATCATGGTCAGGGCGATGCGGTCCTTGATCGAACCGCCGGGGTTCTGGTTCTCCAGCTTGACGAACAGCTCGCAAGGGCCGGTGTCCAGGTGGCTGAGCGGCAGGATCGGCGTGTTGCCGATCATCTCGAGTATGGGGCTGGTGGGCATGGGCGCGTCCCTCTGCAGAGCGGCCATTGCGCCGCGCCCCGGGCCTGTCCGCGCGATCCTGGGTCCGTGCGGCGCCGGGGACAACGGATCGGCCATGGCTTAGTTATAGGCACTGCACAGCCCCAGGGCCAGCGCACTCGGTCGCCCGGCGACGGCCCGCGGGCAGAAAAAAGGACCCGAAGGTCCTTTTCTCATGCGCCTGACGGCTCAGTCGTTGCTCGGCTTGTTGATCGCGTGCAATACGTACTGCGGCAGGGCGAAGGCGCCGAGGTGGATCTCCGGGTTGTAGTAGCGGGTGACGATGCCGCTGCCGGCGAAGCGCTGGCGCAGGACCTCCAGCGACAGCTTGCGGTAGGCGGCGTCGGTGCTGCCCCAGGCGAAGGTCATGCTGCCGCCGATGTAGGTCGGCACCGCCGCCATGTAGAAGTGCCAGTCGGCGAACAGCCCGCGCATGCGCCCGGCGGTGGTCTGCACCTCGGCCAGCTGCATGAACGGCGTGCCGTTCTGGGTGACCAGGATGCCGCCGTCGTTCAGGCAGCGGCGGCAGGCCTGGTAGAAGTTCTCGGAGAACAGCACCTCGCCCGGGCCGATCGGGTCGGTGGAGTCGGAGATAATCACGTCGAACTTGTCCTGGCAGGTGGCGACGAAGCGCATGCCGTCGTCGATCACCAGGTTCAGCCGCGGGTCCTCGAAGGCGCCGCTGGAGTGGTTGGGCAGGAACTCCTTGCACATGTCCACCACGGTGCCGTCGATCTCGACCATGGTGATGTGCTCGACGCTGTCGTGCCTGCACACCTCGCGCAGCATGCCGCCGTCGCCGCCGCCGATGATCAGCACGCGCTTGGCCAGGCCGTGGGCGAGGATCGGCACGTGGGTGAGCATCTCGTGGTAGATGAACTCGTCGGCCTCGGTGGTCTGGATCACCCCGTCCAGGGCCATGACCCGGCCCATGCGGGCGTTCTCGAAGATCACCAGGTGCTGGTGCTCGGTGCGCACCTCGTGCAGCAGCCGGTCCATGCGAAAACGCTGACCGTAGCCGTCGTAGAGGGTCTCTTGGTAATCGCTCATGGGGGTATCCCTCGTCAATGCGGTTGAGTACGCCAGGACGCCGCTGCCGGCACCCTTCGTCTAGAAGAAAGGCGCGCATTCTACGTCGCGGCGCATGACAGGTCGAACCTCGCCGGTTTGAAAGTCAGCTGCGCGCTGACAGGCGTGCCCCGGGCCGTTATTGTCCATGCATGACCGACGCC includes:
- the speE gene encoding polyamine aminopropyltransferase; translated protein: MSDYQETLYDGYGQRFRMDRLLHEVRTEHQHLVIFENARMGRVMALDGVIQTTEADEFIYHEMLTHVPILAHGLAKRVLIIGGGDGGMLREVCRHDSVEHITMVEIDGTVVDMCKEFLPNHSSGAFEDPRLNLVIDDGMRFVATCQDKFDVIISDSTDPIGPGEVLFSENFYQACRRCLNDGGILVTQNGTPFMQLAEVQTTAGRMRGLFADWHFYMAAVPTYIGGSMTFAWGSTDAAYRKLSLEVLRQRFAGSGIVTRYYNPEIHLGAFALPQYVLHAINKPSND